A DNA window from Ensifer sp. WSM1721 contains the following coding sequences:
- a CDS encoding response regulator transcription factor: MTTGIRVAVIDDHPLFREGVTRSLSEIDGFEIVAEGSSRDDAIRIAEELRPDVMLLDISMPGGGLNAIPLILHVAASQKIVILTVSEANEDVAAALRDGAKGYILKGIGARALAEVIRTVASGESYVAPTLSAKLLTGRLFDPGPAKSDLLSALTAREQEVLHLVASGMSNKQIARKLDLHEKTVKHHMTQIMAKLNVANRTEAAMVLRDALELAPPQSMKD, from the coding sequence ATGACCACGGGAATTCGAGTCGCTGTGATCGACGACCACCCCCTTTTCAGGGAGGGGGTGACCAGAAGCCTGTCGGAGATCGACGGGTTCGAGATCGTCGCGGAAGGAAGTTCGCGCGACGATGCGATCCGGATCGCTGAGGAGCTGCGGCCGGACGTGATGCTGCTCGACATCTCCATGCCGGGCGGCGGTCTGAATGCCATTCCATTGATCCTGCACGTCGCCGCGTCGCAGAAGATCGTGATCCTTACCGTTTCCGAGGCGAATGAAGACGTGGCGGCAGCACTCAGGGACGGCGCGAAAGGGTATATTCTTAAGGGGATCGGCGCGCGAGCGCTGGCAGAGGTCATCCGCACCGTCGCTTCCGGGGAAAGCTACGTCGCTCCGACCCTTTCGGCCAAGCTGCTGACGGGGCGTCTCTTCGACCCCGGACCAGCCAAATCCGATCTGCTCTCGGCGTTGACCGCGCGCGAACAGGAGGTTTTGCACCTCGTCGCCTCGGGAATGAGCAACAAACAGATCGCCCGAAAGCTCGACCTTCATGAGAAAACCGTCAAGCATCACATGACGCAGATCATGGCGAAGCTCAATGTCGCCAACCGGACCGAAGCGGCCATGGTGCTGCGCGACGCGCTGGAACTGGCGCCCCCTCAGTCGATGAAGGACTGA
- the minE gene encoding cell division topological specificity factor MinE, with protein sequence MSIFRFFSKQSSAPTARERLQVLLAHERASVGQSDLVAILREEILAVIAKHVQVDREKVSVKMDRGEHVTTLEVDIEIPMQAGVRAA encoded by the coding sequence ATGAGCATTTTCCGTTTCTTCAGCAAACAGAGTTCCGCGCCGACGGCGCGAGAGCGCCTTCAAGTCCTGCTCGCGCATGAGCGGGCCTCGGTCGGCCAGTCGGACCTCGTCGCGATCCTCAGGGAGGAAATCCTCGCCGTCATCGCCAAGCATGTTCAGGTCGATCGCGAGAAGGTGAGCGTGAAGATGGACCGCGGCGAGCACGTGACGACGCTGGAGGTCGACATCGAGATCCCGATGCAGGCGGGTGTCCGGGCGGCCTAA
- the minD gene encoding septum site-determining protein MinD: MAKVVVVTSGKGGVGKTTSTAALGAALAQRNEKTVVVDFDVGLRNLDLVMGAERRVVYDLVNVIQGDAKLPQALIRDKRLETLFLLPASQTRDKDSLTPEGVERVMAELKKHFDWIICDSPAGIERGATLAMRHADVAVIVTNPEVSSVRDSDRIIGMLDSKTERAERGDRVEKHLLLTRYDAARAERGDMLKVDDVLEILSIPLIGIVPESADVLKASNLGAPVTLADSRSAPAVAYLDAARRLAGETLPITIPGEKRGLFGKIFGRRAA; encoded by the coding sequence ATGGCGAAAGTTGTTGTTGTTACATCGGGTAAGGGCGGCGTCGGAAAGACGACTTCAACCGCCGCACTAGGCGCGGCGCTGGCGCAGCGCAACGAGAAGACGGTCGTCGTGGACTTCGACGTCGGCCTGCGCAATCTCGATCTCGTCATGGGTGCCGAGCGCAGGGTGGTCTACGACCTCGTCAATGTCATTCAAGGCGACGCGAAGCTACCGCAGGCGTTGATCCGCGACAAGCGGCTGGAGACGCTCTTCCTGCTGCCGGCATCGCAGACCCGCGACAAGGACAGCCTGACACCCGAAGGTGTCGAGCGGGTGATGGCCGAGTTGAAGAAGCACTTCGATTGGATCATCTGCGACAGCCCGGCCGGGATCGAGCGCGGCGCGACACTCGCGATGCGCCACGCCGACGTCGCCGTCATCGTGACGAACCCGGAGGTCTCTTCGGTTCGCGACTCCGACCGGATCATCGGCATGCTCGATTCCAAGACGGAGCGGGCCGAGCGCGGAGACCGGGTGGAAAAGCACCTGTTGCTCACGCGCTATGATGCCGCTCGCGCCGAGAGGGGCGACATGCTGAAGGTCGACGATGTCCTTGAGATCCTGTCGATCCCGCTGATCGGTATCGTCCCCGAAAGCGCCGACGTCCTCAAGGCCTCCAACCTCGGCGCACCCGTCACGCTCGCCGACAGCCGCAGCGCCCCGGCGGTCGCCTATCTCGACGCGGCGCGCCGCCTTGCCGGCGAAACGCTGCCGATCACCATTCCCGGCGAAAAGCGCGGGCTCTTTGGCAAGATATTCGGACGGAGGGCAGCATGA
- the minC gene encoding septum site-determining protein MinC, whose amino-acid sequence MTKVLTDARSIRIKGRSFLALVLSPELPLDWWLGRLDDLAARSAGFFLGRPVVLDVADLEIDRPQLKGLLDELGKRNVRVMGIEGGRPSLFEPGMPPAMKGGRPAPDFEVPEGEPAAESPKTGKGKPAAPVAPQEVQPARTTASIIVKEPVRSGQSIIFPEGDVTVVGSVASGAEIIAGGSVHIYGTLRGRALAGSVGNASARIFCRRLEAELLAIDGVYKTAEDMAPNLRGQAVQLWLEGDSIMAERLN is encoded by the coding sequence ATGACCAAAGTGCTAACTGACGCTCGTTCGATCCGTATCAAGGGCCGCTCGTTCCTGGCGCTCGTGCTTTCTCCGGAGCTGCCGCTCGATTGGTGGCTGGGCCGCCTCGACGATCTTGCCGCGCGTTCCGCGGGATTCTTTCTGGGACGGCCAGTCGTGCTCGACGTTGCGGATCTCGAGATCGACCGGCCGCAACTGAAGGGCCTGCTCGACGAGCTCGGCAAGCGCAATGTCAGGGTGATGGGCATTGAGGGTGGACGTCCGTCGCTCTTCGAGCCGGGCATGCCGCCGGCCATGAAAGGCGGCCGGCCGGCGCCGGACTTCGAGGTCCCGGAGGGCGAACCGGCCGCCGAATCGCCGAAGACCGGCAAGGGCAAACCGGCAGCGCCGGTCGCCCCCCAGGAAGTGCAGCCGGCGCGGACAACGGCTTCGATCATCGTCAAGGAACCCGTGCGTTCCGGACAATCGATCATCTTCCCGGAAGGCGACGTTACCGTGGTCGGATCCGTCGCGTCCGGCGCGGAAATCATCGCCGGAGGTTCGGTGCATATCTACGGAACGCTGCGGGGGCGGGCGCTGGCGGGATCAGTCGGAAATGCCTCGGCGCGCATCTTCTGTCGCAGACTGGAAGCGGAGCTGCTCGCCATCGACGGCGTCTACAAGACGGCCGAGGACATGGCGCCCAACCTTCGAGGGCAGGCGGTACAGCTTTGGCTCGAAGGCGATTCGATCATGGCTGAGAGACTTAACTGA
- a CDS encoding DUF1127 domain-containing protein gives MREAQSLVVDTLAATIDELYRKFGVWKTTRALLRAAWMRRQTKNQISHLSNRMRRDIGLPEDALGVPGLYLWDIKAFTQASADRPPD, from the coding sequence ATGCGCGAAGCACAATCCTTAGTTGTTGATACCCTTGCGGCGACGATCGATGAACTGTACCGGAAATTCGGCGTCTGGAAGACCACGCGTGCGTTGCTGCGCGCCGCATGGATGCGTCGTCAAACGAAGAACCAGATCTCGCACCTGTCGAATCGCATGCGCCGCGACATCGGCCTTCCGGAGGATGCGCTCGGCGTACCCGGCCTTTACCTCTGGGACATCAAGGCCTTCACTCAGGCCTCGGCGGATCGTCCGCCCGACTGA
- a CDS encoding aldo/keto reductase → MLADDISTNMRRQLGRSGLSAAPVGLGCWAIGGYFTLGGKPDGWGEIDDEQSIRAIKLGLEMGASLIDTADAYGTGHSEEVIGRALKGRRGDAIIATKFGYTYDRAARALLGTDVSPAYIERACAASLQRLSTGYIDLYQIHVGELTDDQADAAGETLEKLAEAGAIRFWGWSTDNAAAAKRMVKFPHFVAVQQELNVFIDGPDMLTMCEGNDLASLNRSPLAMGFLTGKFGPDTRLPEDDVRAAGHSWVRFFEDGRPRADYLRRLSEVRELLQTGGRTLAQGALGWLLARSPNTFPIPGFKTEAQVRENLGSIEKGPLPAATMTEIEKLLGRDVDQR, encoded by the coding sequence ATGCTTGCCGACGACATCTCCACGAATATGCGCAGACAACTGGGACGATCGGGCCTGTCCGCCGCACCCGTTGGTCTCGGCTGCTGGGCGATTGGAGGCTATTTCACCCTCGGTGGAAAGCCGGATGGTTGGGGAGAGATTGACGACGAGCAGTCGATCCGCGCCATCAAGCTTGGACTTGAGATGGGTGCGTCACTGATCGACACGGCTGACGCCTATGGAACCGGTCACAGTGAGGAGGTTATCGGCCGGGCGCTGAAGGGCCGAAGAGGCGACGCAATCATCGCGACCAAGTTTGGCTATACCTACGATCGCGCCGCCCGCGCCCTACTCGGCACCGATGTCAGCCCGGCTTACATCGAGCGAGCCTGCGCCGCATCGCTACAGCGTTTGAGCACCGGCTATATCGACCTCTACCAGATACACGTCGGCGAGCTCACGGATGATCAGGCGGATGCCGCCGGTGAAACGCTCGAGAAGTTGGCGGAGGCAGGCGCCATCCGTTTCTGGGGCTGGAGCACGGACAACGCCGCCGCGGCGAAGCGTATGGTGAAATTCCCGCATTTTGTCGCGGTTCAGCAGGAACTGAACGTCTTCATTGATGGGCCGGACATGCTGACGATGTGTGAGGGCAACGATCTCGCCAGCCTCAATCGGTCTCCCCTGGCGATGGGATTCCTGACCGGCAAGTTCGGTCCTGACACGCGCTTGCCTGAAGACGACGTACGCGCGGCGGGTCACAGTTGGGTGCGGTTCTTCGAGGATGGGCGGCCGCGTGCCGATTATCTCCGGCGCCTGTCTGAGGTGCGCGAACTTCTGCAGACCGGTGGCAGGACTTTGGCTCAAGGGGCACTCGGATGGCTTCTTGCCCGTTCTCCCAACACCTTTCCCATACCGGGCTTCAAGACGGAGGCGCAGGTGCGCGAAAATCTGGGCTCGATCGAGAAAGGACCGTTGCCGGCGGCGACGATGACGGAAATCGAGAAGCTTCTCGGTCGCGATGTCGATCAGAGGTGA
- the nadE gene encoding NAD(+) synthase — MNIRPSEDTFGFSADALKIDEAAETERIVEGLRAQLRGMRKRGLVLGLSGGIDSSVSVALAVRAVGARNVFCLFMPENDSDPESLRLGRLVAETFGVEAIVEDIGPTLAAMGCYARRDAFIRELVPDYGPGWASKIVIANALEGEGYNISSLVVQDPEGGQTKLRMPPSVYLGIVAATNMKQRTRKQIEYYHADRLNFAVLGTPNRLEYDQGFFVKNGDGAADVKPIAHLYKSQVYALAAYLGVPEDIRRRPPTTDTYSLAQTQEEFYFSLPYDRMDLCLYGLNNGLNAEEVSRAANLTAAQVERVWADIAAKRKATRYLHLGPQLVQPVGEIATDEW, encoded by the coding sequence ATGAATATCCGCCCGAGTGAGGACACATTCGGTTTCTCCGCCGATGCCCTGAAGATCGACGAGGCTGCGGAGACCGAGCGCATCGTCGAGGGCCTTCGCGCGCAGTTGCGCGGCATGCGCAAACGCGGCCTCGTACTCGGCCTTTCGGGGGGGATCGACTCCAGCGTTTCGGTGGCGCTTGCCGTTCGCGCCGTCGGCGCCAGGAACGTGTTCTGCCTGTTCATGCCGGAAAACGATTCCGATCCGGAAAGCCTTCGTCTCGGTCGGCTGGTGGCCGAGACCTTCGGCGTCGAGGCGATCGTGGAGGATATCGGCCCGACGCTCGCCGCGATGGGCTGCTACGCGCGGCGCGACGCCTTCATCCGCGAGCTCGTTCCGGATTACGGCCCGGGCTGGGCATCGAAGATCGTCATCGCCAATGCGCTCGAAGGCGAGGGCTACAATATCTCGTCTCTGGTGGTGCAGGACCCCGAGGGCGGGCAGACGAAGCTGCGCATGCCGCCCTCGGTTTATCTCGGCATAGTCGCCGCGACGAACATGAAGCAGCGCACCCGCAAGCAGATCGAATATTACCACGCCGACCGCCTGAACTTCGCCGTCCTCGGCACGCCGAACAGGCTGGAATACGACCAGGGCTTCTTCGTCAAGAACGGCGACGGCGCGGCCGACGTCAAGCCGATCGCCCATCTCTACAAGTCGCAGGTCTACGCGCTTGCCGCCTATCTCGGCGTGCCCGAAGACATCCGGCGCCGGCCGCCGACCACCGACACCTATTCGCTCGCACAGACGCAGGAAGAATTCTATTTCTCTCTGCCCTATGACCGGATGGATCTCTGCCTCTACGGTCTCAACAACGGTCTGAACGCCGAGGAAGTGAGCCGTGCCGCGAATCTCACCGCCGCTCAGGTGGAGCGCGTCTGGGCCGACATCGCAGCCAAGCGCAAGGCGACACGCTATCTCCATCTCGGGCCGCAGCTCGTGCAGCCGGTCGGGGAAATCGCCACTGACGAGTGGTGA
- a CDS encoding class I adenylate-forming enzyme family protein: protein MRFEQFLIRNAAANAGKTALVTDRRRLSYAELDELSSRLATALRANGVTRSDRVLVFMDNCWEAAVAIFATLKAGATFSPINASTKADKLAYIIADCEAAAILTQAKLMPVVAEARALSPDKAPFVASTAAPGGRTPEGAASFESCLAADTAPVPHGGIDVDLAMLIYTSGSTGRPKGVMMTHRNIDAASESITTYLRNTPDDIILNVLPLAFDYGLYQLLMATRLGATLVLEKSFAFPQAIFERIRAEGVTGFPLVPTMAAMILQMRDLEPGFLPSLRYISNTAAALPPAHIARLRELFPAARLYSMYGLTECKRCTYLPPEELDRRPGSVGIAIPNTEAFVVDDAGKRVAPGVAGELVIRGPHVMQGYWRNDDASERMLRPGPNPWEKVLYTGDLFRADEEGFLYFVGRKDDIIKTRGEKVAPKEVETVLHAHPGIAEAVVIGIPDPVLGAAIGALVVLSDPTLTEKDIIRHCARHLEDFMVPKIVEFRTELPKTDTGKVSRRLAAETLEPAE, encoded by the coding sequence ATGCGGTTCGAGCAATTCCTCATCAGGAACGCCGCGGCAAATGCCGGGAAAACGGCGTTGGTCACCGATCGCAGGCGGCTCAGCTACGCCGAGCTCGACGAGCTTTCAAGCCGGCTTGCCACCGCCCTTCGAGCAAACGGCGTGACGCGGAGCGACCGCGTGCTCGTCTTCATGGACAATTGCTGGGAGGCGGCGGTCGCGATCTTCGCAACCCTCAAGGCGGGCGCGACCTTCAGCCCGATCAATGCTTCCACCAAGGCCGACAAGCTCGCCTACATCATCGCCGACTGCGAGGCGGCGGCGATCCTGACGCAGGCCAAATTGATGCCGGTCGTCGCGGAAGCGCGCGCGCTTTCGCCCGATAAAGCGCCTTTCGTCGCGTCGACCGCGGCACCGGGCGGCCGCACGCCGGAAGGAGCGGCGTCCTTCGAGAGCTGCCTGGCGGCAGACACGGCGCCTGTCCCGCATGGCGGCATCGACGTCGATCTCGCCATGCTGATCTATACTTCCGGTTCGACCGGCCGCCCCAAGGGCGTGATGATGACCCATCGCAATATCGATGCGGCATCGGAGTCGATCACCACCTATCTGCGCAACACGCCGGACGACATCATCCTGAACGTCCTGCCGCTCGCCTTCGATTACGGCCTCTATCAGCTCCTGATGGCGACCCGGCTCGGAGCCACGCTCGTGCTTGAAAAGTCCTTCGCCTTTCCGCAGGCGATCTTCGAGCGGATTCGTGCCGAGGGCGTGACCGGTTTCCCGCTGGTGCCGACGATGGCAGCGATGATCCTGCAGATGCGCGATCTCGAGCCCGGTTTCCTGCCGAGCCTTCGCTATATCTCCAACACCGCCGCGGCCCTGCCGCCGGCGCATATTGCCCGTCTTAGGGAGCTCTTTCCCGCCGCCCGGCTCTATTCCATGTACGGGCTCACGGAGTGCAAGCGCTGTACCTACCTGCCGCCGGAAGAACTCGACCGCCGCCCTGGCTCGGTCGGCATCGCCATTCCGAACACGGAGGCCTTCGTGGTCGATGACGCGGGGAAGCGCGTGGCGCCCGGCGTCGCCGGCGAACTCGTCATCCGCGGCCCGCATGTGATGCAGGGTTACTGGCGCAACGACGACGCCAGCGAACGCATGCTGCGCCCGGGCCCGAACCCGTGGGAAAAGGTACTTTACACCGGCGACCTCTTCCGCGCCGACGAGGAGGGCTTCCTCTATTTCGTCGGCCGCAAGGACGACATCATCAAGACGCGCGGCGAGAAGGTGGCGCCCAAGGAGGTCGAGACCGTGCTGCACGCCCATCCGGGCATCGCCGAAGCGGTCGTCATCGGCATTCCCGATCCGGTGCTTGGGGCTGCCATCGGCGCTCTTGTCGTGCTCTCGGATCCGACACTCACGGAAAAGGACATCATCCGCCATTGCGCCCGTCATCTTGAGGATTTCATGGTCCCGAAGATCGTGGAATTCCGCACGGAGCTTCCGAAGACGGATACAGGCAAAGTCAGTCGCCGACTTGCGGCCGAAACATTGGAGCCCGCAGAATGA
- a CDS encoding acyl carrier protein — MTETIKDKVKAFIVENFLFGDASYELADTASLIENDIIDSTGVLELVAFIEDQFGIAMADTDIVPQNLDSLSAIVTFVEAKAAVPVTA, encoded by the coding sequence ATGACGGAAACGATTAAGGACAAGGTCAAGGCATTCATCGTCGAGAATTTTCTCTTCGGCGACGCCTCCTACGAACTCGCCGATACGGCTTCGCTGATCGAGAACGACATCATCGACTCGACCGGGGTTCTGGAACTCGTCGCCTTTATCGAGGACCAGTTCGGGATCGCGATGGCCGACACCGACATCGTCCCTCAGAACCTGGATTCGCTGTCGGCCATCGTGACTTTCGTCGAAGCGAAGGCCGCCGTGCCGGTCACGGCCTAG